From a region of the Helianthus annuus cultivar XRQ/B chromosome 5, HanXRQr2.0-SUNRISE, whole genome shotgun sequence genome:
- the LOC110907642 gene encoding transcription factor RSL2 — protein sequence MESFGSFLDEEWESLSQIFSSDQDSGHGLFSCVEDHDLSFETPPIVSSVMTDSIIANPSFINNHGLCFAYENVNPNFYHDFSQETNGNAASFPYLSTNLNSLPTNHKPVEFYDEMINNNSSLLAQVFSNDTMEDILCLRQNINIENSVDPLSVPTPDKLEHIPAKRKIEMPESPNVVEDKVNHEKPKKTRVSRDNKTKKKVQPKKKQKVTEGNDGEDTTNNKVDGNAPITSSSSCSFDDDLNGGTAINSNYKTRAGRGAATDPQSLYARKRRERINERLKVLQNLVPNGTKVDISTMLEEAVQYVKFLQLQIKLLSSDEMWMYAPIAYNGMDMGLYQKLSQS from the exons ATGGAGTCTTTTGGAAGCTTTTTGGATGAAGAATGGGAAAGTTTGAGCCAAATATTCTCCAGTGATCAAGATTCCGGCCATGGTTTATTTTCATGTGTGGAAGATCATGATTTGAGCTTTGAAACTCCTCCCATTGTTTCATCTGTGATGACTGACTCCATCATTGCTAATCCATCCTTCATTAACAATCATGGTTTGTGTTTTGCTTATGAAAATGTTAACCCTAATTTCTACCATGATTTCTCTCAAGAAACTAATGGCAATGCAGCCTCTTTTCCCTACCTATCTACTAATCTTAATTCTTTACCAACTAATCACAAACCCGTCGAATTTTACGATGAAATGATTAACAACAATTCCTCATTACTAGCACAAGTCTTTTCTAATGATACAATGGAAGACATTCTATGCTTGAGACAAAATATCAATATCGAAAATTCAGTCGATCCATTGTCGGTTCCAACTCCGGATAAACTCGAGCATATACCTGCCAAGAGGAAGATTGAAATGCCAGAATCACCAAATGTAGTGGAAGACAAAGTCAACCATGAGAAACCGAAGAAAACTAGGGTTTCAAGAGATAAT AAAACTAAAAAGAAAGTGCAGCCAAAGAAGAAACAGAAGGTGACGGAAGGAAATGATGGAGAAGATACTACCAACAACAAAGTAGATGGCAATGCGCCGATCACGAGTTCAAGTTCTTGCAGTTTTGACGATGATTTGAATGGAGGTACCGCGATAAACTCGAACTATAAAACGAGAGCTGGTAGAGGTGCAGCAACTGATCCTCAAAGCCTCTATGCAAGG AAAAGAAGAGAGAGGATAAACGAGAGACTGAAAGTACTTCAAAACCTGGTACCAAATGGAACCAAGGTTGACATAAGCACAATGCTTGAAGAAGCTGTCCAATATGTAAAGTTCTTACAGCTTCAAATTAAG TTGTTGAGCTCGGATGAAATGTGGATGTATGCTCCTATAGCATATAATGGGATGGACATGGGTCTTTACCAGAAGCTTTCACAATCTTGA